From one Kosmotoga arenicorallina S304 genomic stretch:
- a CDS encoding radical SAM protein, whose amino-acid sequence MFEILKMYSKLFAKPSKDFGLAKYVFPSENVGLYLHIPFCKHFCDFCPYHKIKYDAVLARDYVNLIKKELSLHEIKLFDSLYIGGGTPSDDLDLLAGIFEFLRERVSREIALEVHPLDATLQKLKRIKDLGVNYISLGLQSFNDEVLIHFGRDHSARDNYLALKNALDLDFDFVDVDVVFDPLRFSDKVAHADLENVMRLSPQQISVYPMMRFSYTKFKGTRNRSRREFKVFDTLDEIADKNGYRRDTLWTYVRKDLKKRYTSVAREFYLGLGLSASTFTGYVFATNTFSLARYRENLERRKLPIGSLFHLSAFQGALYYSFWSLYTGQLDFNSLIRYFPKSRKKLRLLLESLRFRGYLTKRNELYLLTHKGRKKLHQLEEWLTYAYIDPLWRQLRSEGTQNLI is encoded by the coding sequence ATGTTTGAAATTCTGAAGATGTACTCCAAATTGTTTGCCAAACCTTCGAAAGATTTTGGTCTGGCGAAGTATGTTTTTCCTTCTGAAAATGTGGGTTTATACCTTCACATTCCTTTTTGCAAACACTTTTGCGATTTTTGCCCATATCACAAAATAAAATATGATGCTGTTTTAGCAAGAGATTATGTAAACCTTATCAAAAAAGAATTATCGTTGCATGAAATAAAGCTTTTTGACTCATTGTATATAGGCGGGGGAACTCCTTCGGATGACCTGGATTTGCTAGCTGGGATATTTGAATTTTTGCGAGAACGGGTTTCGCGTGAAATCGCTCTGGAAGTTCATCCCCTTGATGCTACTCTTCAAAAGCTAAAAAGGATAAAAGATCTGGGTGTTAACTACATCAGTTTGGGCCTTCAATCGTTCAACGATGAGGTGCTAATACACTTTGGACGCGACCATAGTGCAAGAGATAATTACCTTGCCCTTAAAAACGCCCTCGACTTAGATTTTGACTTTGTCGATGTTGATGTGGTCTTTGACCCGCTAAGATTTTCAGATAAAGTCGCACATGCAGATCTGGAAAATGTCATGAGGCTTTCACCACAGCAAATTTCCGTATACCCTATGATGCGCTTTTCATATACTAAGTTCAAAGGCACAAGAAATCGCAGCCGAAGGGAATTTAAGGTATTTGACACGCTTGATGAGATTGCAGATAAGAATGGTTACAGAAGAGATACCCTCTGGACTTATGTGAGGAAGGATTTGAAGAAGAGATATACTTCAGTTGCAAGGGAATTCTACCTCGGCCTGGGACTTAGCGCTTCTACCTTTACCGGTTATGTGTTCGCCACAAACACCTTTTCACTGGCTCGCTATCGCGAAAATCTGGAAAGAAGGAAACTGCCCATAGGCTCTCTTTTCCACCTTAGCGCATTTCAAGGTGCGCTGTATTATTCTTTCTGGTCGCTTTATACCGGACAGCTCGATTTTAACAGTTTAATCAGATACTTCCCGAAATCAAGAAAAAAGCTCCGCTTACTGCTGGAATCGTTAAGGTTCAGGGGGTATTTAACGAAAAGGAACGAGCTTTATTTGCTAACCCATAAAGGGCGAAAAAAACTTCATCAATTAGAAGAATGGCTAACTTATGCCTATATAGATCCCCTCTGGCGTCAATTAAGGAGCGAGGGAACTCAAAACCTGATTTGA
- the galT gene encoding galactose-1-phosphate uridylyltransferase, whose amino-acid sequence MKELRRNPITGEWVIVSSARSARPVLPENACPLCPGVFELEEDYDLAVFDNRFPALSFDAPEITEEDSIVEKARAFGKCEVIMYTSEHELAVPDMPVKQLAKLIEVWCDRYRDLSRNKDLKYIYIFENRGREVGATLDHAHGQLYAFPYLPPRVERKVNYTREQYFLNGNCTLCDMLKNIPEKNIVKKGHYFVSLVPPYARFPYECHIYPLRHVSYLTDLTGEEKWELAEFIRDVAKRYDWLFEEKFPYMMMLFSAPYNTDELYDEFFHFHIEFNPPKRSKDKMKWMASVETGSWNFINPASPEEVARELREALD is encoded by the coding sequence ATGAAAGAACTGAGAAGGAACCCGATTACAGGGGAATGGGTTATAGTTTCTTCTGCGAGGAGTGCAAGGCCCGTTTTGCCTGAAAATGCGTGTCCCCTTTGTCCGGGGGTTTTTGAACTCGAAGAAGATTACGATCTCGCCGTTTTTGACAACAGATTTCCAGCGCTCAGCTTTGATGCACCGGAAATAACCGAGGAGGATTCCATTGTCGAAAAAGCAAGAGCCTTCGGGAAGTGCGAAGTCATAATGTACACTTCCGAACACGAGCTTGCTGTTCCAGATATGCCCGTGAAACAGCTTGCCAAGTTAATAGAAGTCTGGTGTGATAGGTACAGGGATCTTTCAAGGAATAAAGATCTAAAATACATATATATTTTTGAGAACCGGGGCAGAGAAGTGGGAGCAACCCTTGACCACGCTCACGGACAGCTTTATGCTTTCCCATACCTGCCGCCAAGGGTGGAGAGGAAAGTTAACTATACCAGAGAACAATATTTTTTGAATGGTAACTGCACGCTGTGTGATATGTTGAAAAATATCCCCGAAAAAAACATAGTTAAAAAAGGGCATTATTTTGTAAGTCTCGTGCCTCCATATGCGCGATTTCCGTATGAATGCCACATTTATCCTCTGCGCCACGTTTCATACCTGACCGACCTGACAGGTGAAGAGAAATGGGAACTGGCAGAATTCATCCGGGACGTCGCAAAACGCTACGATTGGCTTTTTGAAGAAAAATTCCCTTATATGATGATGCTTTTCTCAGCACCTTATAACACAGATGAGTTATATGATGAGTTTTTCCATTTCCACATTGAGTTTAATCCGCCAAAACGCTCAAAAGACAAGATGAAGTGGATGGCAAGTGTTGAAACTGGAAGCTGGAATTTTATCAATCCTGCATCACCGGAAGAAGTGGCAAGAGAGCTTAGAGAAGCTTTGGATTAG
- a CDS encoding glutaredoxin family protein: MSLKITVYSTPSCPWCKKVKQYFKSLGVPFKDVDVSKDPRKAEEMYRKSGQMGVPVVVMGNQVIVGFDKARIDKILGIS; the protein is encoded by the coding sequence ATGAGCCTGAAAATAACAGTTTATTCCACGCCTTCATGCCCATGGTGCAAAAAGGTTAAGCAGTATTTTAAGTCCCTTGGTGTGCCTTTTAAGGACGTGGATGTGAGCAAAGACCCGCGAAAGGCCGAAGAGATGTACCGCAAGAGCGGTCAGATGGGCGTGCCCGTTGTGGTTATGGGCAACCAGGTTATAGTTGGGTTTGATAAGGCTAGGATTGATAAAATCCTCGGAATTTCTTAA
- a CDS encoding metallophosphoesterase has translation MKGFLGRISMVLLTLIVALAFYSLVLEPEFLTVKYLELSNDKGLRVLFFSDLHMNRLYSFHERLIKKAKELNPDYIVFGGDAIKQNTNFEDLERFFTSLSEIAPVYAVVGNWDFEKLTEIKAVYRNSGVRLLEGNTVKLAGDTGFINLVGMPLSEKYATPASNDVLLVSHYPHAVARYYGPDPIICLSGHTHGGQFYIPLLSDIILKSRYPLLKGEGKFGTYRVFVTNGVGSWAHLRFLAPPQFVVLDF, from the coding sequence TTGAAAGGTTTTTTGGGAAGGATTTCTATGGTTTTACTCACATTAATAGTCGCCCTGGCATTTTACAGTCTTGTACTTGAGCCGGAGTTTCTTACAGTAAAATATCTCGAACTATCAAATGATAAAGGTTTAAGGGTTTTGTTCTTCAGCGACCTTCATATGAACAGGCTTTACAGTTTTCATGAAAGGCTTATAAAAAAAGCCAAAGAACTGAATCCAGATTATATCGTATTCGGTGGAGATGCTATAAAGCAAAACACAAACTTTGAGGACCTCGAAAGGTTTTTCACCTCTTTGTCGGAAATAGCGCCTGTTTACGCTGTTGTAGGAAATTGGGACTTTGAAAAGCTCACTGAAATAAAAGCTGTGTACAGAAACTCTGGTGTGCGCCTTCTTGAAGGTAATACCGTAAAATTAGCCGGTGATACCGGGTTCATCAATCTTGTGGGTATGCCATTAAGTGAAAAGTACGCCACACCTGCGAGTAATGATGTTTTGCTTGTAAGCCACTATCCCCATGCAGTGGCAAGGTATTACGGACCTGATCCAATTATTTGCCTATCGGGGCATACTCATGGGGGACAGTTTTATATCCCGCTGCTTTCCGATATTATCCTCAAAAGCAGGTATCCTCTTCTGAAAGGCGAAGGTAAATTTGGAACTTACAGGGTTTTTGTAACCAACGGTGTTGGTTCGTGGGCTCATCTGAGATTTTTGGCTCCTCCTCAGTTTGTTGTTCTTGACTTTTGA
- a CDS encoding HAD-IIA family hydrolase produces MFENKRLFVLDLDGTFYLGNKLLPGSLEFAEKVHSMGADLVFLTNNSSATKDEYVDKLVRLGVPENLFDVYTSAEATIRFLKENFPKKRVYLLAVPSVEKLFQWSGIELVDEKPDLVVMTYDKTLTYEKIEKFCDFVRLGVPFVTSHPDINCPTEKGPIPDVGSFIALVEASTGRRPDYVIGKPNKEILEMLIRDFDSKKEETVMIGDRLYTDIECGLRAGVETILVLSGETTSNMIPEDPPYHVYKNLEDIVKSMK; encoded by the coding sequence ATGTTTGAAAATAAAAGGCTGTTTGTTTTAGATCTTGATGGAACCTTTTATCTTGGAAACAAACTGCTGCCAGGAAGCCTTGAATTTGCTGAAAAGGTTCATAGCATGGGAGCAGACCTTGTTTTTCTCACGAATAACTCTTCAGCAACAAAAGATGAGTATGTAGATAAATTAGTGAGATTGGGAGTACCTGAAAATCTTTTCGATGTCTATACATCGGCGGAAGCAACAATCCGCTTTCTGAAAGAAAATTTTCCAAAAAAGAGAGTATATCTTCTGGCCGTGCCTTCTGTTGAAAAGCTCTTTCAATGGAGTGGAATTGAGCTTGTCGATGAAAAGCCCGACCTTGTGGTAATGACTTATGACAAGACACTTACTTATGAAAAGATAGAGAAATTCTGCGATTTTGTCAGGCTGGGAGTGCCCTTTGTGACTTCCCACCCGGACATAAACTGTCCCACAGAAAAAGGTCCCATCCCTGATGTTGGAAGTTTTATTGCCCTTGTTGAGGCATCAACAGGCCGAAGACCAGACTACGTAATAGGAAAACCAAACAAAGAGATTCTGGAAATGCTCATAAGGGATTTCGACTCGAAAAAAGAAGAAACAGTGATGATAGGGGATAGGCTTTACACAGATATAGAATGCGGTTTGAGGGCTGGTGTGGAAACCATTCTGGTTCTTTCTGGTGAAACCACGTCGAACATGATTCCAGAAGATCCTCCGTATCATGTATACAAAAATTTGGAAGACATAGTGAAAAGCATGAAATAG